The genomic window AGGCGAGCACGCGCTGAAGGCAGAGGTGGGTGAAACGGTACGGCTCTATGTCGGCAACGGAGGCCCAAACCTGGTGTCCTCTTTTCATGTGATTGGTGAGATATTCGACCGGGTAAATATCGAGGGCGGCACTGCGATCAATAAACATGTACAGACCACGCTGATACCCGCAGGCAGTGCCGCGATAGTGGAGTTTGGCGTTGATGTACCGGGTGACTTCATCCTGGTCGATCACTCCATATTTCGTGCCTTTAACAAGGGAGCCCTGGGCGTGCTGGCGGTGACGGGCCCCGAAAACACGTCTATCTATTCAGGCAAACAGACCGAAGGGATCTATCAGCCCGAGGGCAGCACTATACAAGACGTATCAGCTGAGGCACCCGCACCGGTCAAGGCAAGCAGCAGGGACGAACAAATGCGCTTTGGTCAGCGAGTCTATGCCAGCAACTGCCAGGCCTGCCATCAGGCTGACGGCAGCGGTATTCCTGCCGCATTTCCGCCCCTGGCCAACTCCGACTATCTAAATGCGAATCATAACCGGGCCATTGATGCCGTATTGCATGGCGTAAACGGCACAATTGTGGTGAATGGCATCCCATACACCAGTCAGATGCCAAGCTTGCGGCTTGACGATGAGGACGTCGCCAACGTGCTGACATTTGTATTGAATAGCTGGGATAACAAGGGCGGGCAGATAAGCCCGGATGAGGTTGCCGTACGACGCAAAGAAGGCAGCGCGGTCGGTTCGGGTACCGCTCACTAGGCAGCTGTCCGACAGCACTCAACCTACTGCGAACCACCTGACGCTTAAATAATGAGAGGGGCTGTTTTTATTGCGGTGGCGATTGCAATAGGCGTTCTCAGGCTCAACCCCGGGGGCGATCCGCAGCCATCGTTTAGCGGCTAAAAGCCCGCGACGCCCTGCCCGGTGCGTTTTTCGAATCTGGCAATGACGAATCACCCGCCACGCATGACGCATGGGCAGTCACTAATCACTAATTACCAATGACCCAATAGCCTTCCCCCGACAGAGGAGCTAGTGTACTGCTTCGCTCTTAGAGGCGCTTTTAGCGAGTCGCCAGGAGGCTGGCCGCACGGCGCATTTTCGAAGGTATAGTGGGCCTATGTCGAGGAAATGCAACACTGCGGACGGCCTTCTGGCGGATCGCCCACAGGGAGCGCGCCAATTCGCGCCCTGCTGCGTTACCGCTCTTGGCAAGAGCCCCACTATTACCGGCGAACGGCGCCTTGCCGGACACGCATTGGCGGGCTCTATAAGCACCCATTAGGGCGAAGCAGTGCACTAGCGCCTCTAAAGGTCAGTACTGAACAACCGAGACAAAGATGGTGACTAACAGGGAAATCAAAAATACGCCCCAGCCCTGATCTGCAATGATATTCATGATCTGTGTATCCTTCGCCCTGCCCAATCGGCTTGTTTATATCGACGTCCGTGGCCTGGAGCGCGCCGCGTCAACCCTGACTGAACCGCAGATACCTCCATGGAGCTACCCTGGCGCTGACTTTCATTAAAGCGTGGCTCAGGAAAGCAGGCACCGCCAGCGACCGGCAAGGTATATTTTGTAGCGCCGGGCGCCGATCATCTCAGGCCGAAACGCCGGCTGCAAAATAGTCATCCCAACGCCGGTTCAGCAGCCGTGGTCGTTTTTACGGTACGGGATAAATCGAAATCGCCTGCCTGCTGTAATGTGCTGATTGCCGCTCACTGAAAATCCCTGTCACATCCGTTTAGCCATGGTTGCCAGAGTAGCAGGCCCCGCCAGTCAAAGCCCGGCCCCGGGCACATCCTTCAGGCTCACATCATGCTGCTGCAGCTTTTCATCCGCCCAGGCGGCATCGCCCGGCGCTGCATCAAGGCCATTCTGGCCCGGCACGGCGCCGCCCTGGTACTGCAACCGGCTGAAGAGCGCAAAGTGATCGGAGCCAAAGTCCGGCAGGCGTCGCAGGTCCAGTACCCGAAAGTCCGCGCTATGAAACAGGTGATCCAGCGGCCAGCGCATGAACCAGTAGCCGGCATGAAAGGTGTTGTACAGACCGCGGCCGACACGGGGATCCAGCAGACCGCTGATCTTGCGAAACAGCCGGGTGGTTTCGGACCAGGCCACGTCATTCAGATCACCGGTGACAATAACCGGAAGCTCGGCGCCGGCGACGCTTCTGGCCACCACAATCAACTCGGCATCGCGCTGGGAGGAATGTTCGTTCTCCGTTGGGCTCGGCGGTGCCGGATGCAGAAAATGGGCCCGTACCTGCTGACCGCTGCGCAGCTCCACCAGGGTATGCATTGAGGGTACGCCGGATTCCACCAGGTACTCGATATGGCTGCTGGATAACGGCAGCCGGGAGTACAGGTGCATGCCATAGAGGTTATCCAGCGGACATTTAAGGCTATGGGGGTAGTCGACATCCAGGCAGTCAAGCTGTGACTGCCACCAGTCATCGGATTCCAGCGTCACCAGAATATCGGGCTCATAACGGCGCACCAGCGCCAGCAACGTGGCTGCATTGCGATTGGGGGTCAGCACATTGGCGGTCATGATGGCGATGCTGCTGGCAGCATCCACCCTCTCAGCGCAACGGACCTCAACCGGATAAAGCCGCGTAAAAGGCAGTATCCACCATGCCTGAACGCCCAGGCAGCCCAGGGTCAGGCCCAGCAGCAGCCAGCTCGCCGGCACACTCAAGTCCAGCACCGCGGCCTGCAGCAGCGCAAGACTGGCGGCCATGACACAGAACTGCATGCGCGGAAAATCAAATCCCCGCACCCACCAGTGGGTGGCGCGGGACAACGGCAGCAGCGTTGCCACCAGCAAAAGCGCCGTCAGCGCGGCAAGGCTGTAAAACACCATCAGGCCAAAAATCCTGTCTGTCTCATGGGACTATCCAGCGCCATTGTGACCCTCAATCGGCGCCCAGTGTAGCCTTGGGCGCTGCGATTAGGGTAGCTGCGTTGTCCGCAGCCTTGCTATCGGCCAGACGCGGACGCTCGCGTTGGCGCCTGGAGAAGTCTTCGATCAGGGCAACCACCCGGGCGCCATGGGCATGATGCAGCGCATGTCCCGTGGCGGCAAATGTCACCTGTTCCGTATTGGGTGCCTGGCGGGCCAGCCTGGCGCTGTGATTCCAGGCCGGCACAATGGCGTCGTCCTCACCGGTGAGCAGCAGCAACGGCCGCCTGATGTCGCCATAGTGCCGGCTCTGCCTGGCAAGAAACTGACTCAGGCCACGGGCATCCTCTGCGTTGGCCAGAAATACCCCTGGGCGCAGCGACAGCCCTACCCCGGTACTCTGGCTGTAATGCGCTGGAACAGGATTGGGCGCAAATACACTGGCCACGGCAGACTCCAGCGTTTGGGATCCCAGCGGATAGACCAGGGTACGGGCGAAGAGCTCTCCGAGCAGCGGAACCCCCGCCAGATCGTTGTACCAGGCGACACCCCCGGCCCAGGGATGGGTCGCACCCGCGAGCAGCACAGCACCCGCCGCATCCGCTGGAAACGCCAGCAGATAGGCCAGCACCAAGGACCCGCTCCAGGAATGGCCGACCAGAATCGGATCCTTTATCTCCAGCTGCTGCAGCAGGCCGTGAACCAGCGCGGCCTGGCGCCCAGGGTCCGGCCAGGCACCGTCAGGGCGCTCACTGTAGCCGTGCCCCGGGCGATCAATTGCAATCACCCGGTGATTTTCACTCAGGGGGTCGAAAATACTGGCGCTGAAATCACGCAGGTTACTGCTGGCGCCATGAATCAGCACCAGCACCGGGCCCGCTCCAGAGCCGGCGTCACGGTAGTGCAGACGCAGGCCATCGACCTCCAGAAAGGATCCCTGGGGTGGAAACTGCGCCTGGGTACGGCTTTTACCCCAGAGCGTCACCAAGGCCAGCAGAACAAAGACGCAGACAATGGCAAGCAATCCGATCATCACTGAATTCCGGCGGTAGGAAATGGGGGAAACCTCAAGCTGCTACACATCTGGGCACCTCGATTAACCGATGATTTTCGGTAAATTGAGTAACGACCCTACGGTGACGACAAAAGCAGGGTCAATTTCTCGACGAGGTGAAAGTTTAGTTACTCAGTTTGATGCCTACTCTTAGGTCGAATCAGGCCTACTGGGCGCGATTCGACCTACGGTGGCCATCAGAAGGCTTCGATTCCGGCTCTGCGTAAATACACCAACCGCTTCAGGTTGTAGCAGGTCGCCATCAGCGTCATCTTAACGTTCGCCCGGGCCTGGCCGATGGTTCGAATCAGCATACCTCCCATCTGGTCGATTGCCCCGAACACATGTTCTACCCGGGCGCGGATCTTGGCGATGCGATGGTTGCGTCGTTTCTGGCAGTCGGACAGTGGGCGGTTACGCGCCCCTTTGCGTTGAATTTCAGGGCGATTGCCACGCTGCCTAAGATCCGCTTCCCGCGCCTGGCTGGCATAGCCACGATCGGCGTAGACATTCTGGCTGGTGTTATAGGGGTCAAGTACCTGCTCGAAGTGGCGGCTGTCATGCACCGAGGCGGTGCTGGTCTCAATAGCGCGGATCACCTTATAGCGCTTGTCGACATTGATCGACAGCTTGTAACCGAAGTGACTCTTGCCATGCTTCTTGGTCCAGGTGGCATCCACATCCTTCTGGCGGCGCTGGGCCGGCTTCCAGTCGGCGGGCGTAGCCTGTTGCTCAATGATGCCTTTTTCATGACTGCGAATACGCTGTTTGGGCGCAGGGACCAGGGTCGCATCGATAATTTGACCGCCGCGCGCAATATAGCCCCGGCGCATCAGTTGATCCGCTACACCGTCAAACAGGGCTCTGGCGCCGGCTTCACCGATCCGGTTCTCAAATGTCCAGATCGTGGTGCGATCCGGAATGTTGCTGACCTGCGTGAGTCCGCAAAAGCGCTGGTAACTCATGCGGTCCAGCAGTTGGTATTCCATCTGCTCGTCGGACAGGTTGTATAGCCGTTTGAGTACCAGAATTCGCACCATCGTCTCCGTCGGGAAGGGAGGCCTGCCACCCTGCGAGCTGACCGGACGCGGCGCAACTTGATCAACGGCCGCCGCCAGGGCAGAAAAGTCGATGTGCAGATTGATCTCCGCCAGCGGATCGCCCAGGCGGTCGATCTTCTCCCGGTGCTGATCGGCGGCAAACAAATCGGTCTTGAGGGCGCTGCGTGGCTTCTTCATCGGTATCAGTCCATGGCTGTATCAGACGCTGTGAATTTTACCCAAGGGTACCGCTGGTCGGCGAGGTTTTCCGAGGTGCCCATCTGTGTTGATTACGCAGCAACAGCCGCTGCGGATCAACCGGTCAGAGTAAAGGGGCAAGGGGCAAGGGGCAAGGGGCAAGGGGCAAGGGGCAAGGGGCAAGGGGCAAGGGGCAAGATAACGGTATAAAATTGATATTCGCTGTCAAGGCATGCAACCCGCCCGGGAAGCACAGATAAAACCCATCAGCGCACAATTAAAAAAGGGCCTCAGAATGAGACCCTTGATAGGCGGGGTGCCAGATCAGGCGACTTCGGCACGTACAGGAGCGGCCGACTTTCGGTACTCCTGCTTGAGGTCGATAAGGCGATAGATACCATCGCGCAAATCCGCCTTCACCCTGTCGAGATCATTGTAGATGCGGCCATAGATCAGCAGCCCCTGCACGTACTGGTACATCAGGCGAGCCAGCTGCGATACATCCGGGTCGCCATTGAGCAAACCGGCGTCCTTGAGGCCCTGAATCAGGCGGATGTCGTAGGCAATCTTGTGCTCCGTCATCTCCTGCGCCACCAGGCGGACCTTGTCTTCATCGCAACCGCACTGGCCACCGGAGGTAAAGACAGGGCACCCCACGACTTTCTGGTTCGAGGCCGCACTACAGTCGCCCTCCTTCACCTGAGCATGGCCAAGAATCATGTCAATCAGGGTTTCGAGCCGTTCAAGCGGCGTCAGGCCGGAGGTGAAAAGCGCCTCGAGTTCCAGCTTGGTATTCTCCCAGGCGTGCAGCACAGCCGCATAGTACAGATCAGCCTTGGTCTCAAAGTAATGGTAGAAACTACCCTTGGTGACCCCTGCCTGCTTGCAGATTTCGTTCACACCCACACTGGTGTAATTACTTTGCCAGATAAGGCTCATCGCGGTACAAAGCAGCTTTTCGCGGGTATCTGTTTGCTTGCGCATAACAATACGTGCCTCCCGACTCCTTATTATGAGCCTGCACTATAACAAACCAATCGGTATGTCCACAAGCCATGAAGGGTTTTAAGACCGACAGCGCAAGCCGCTGCCGGCCGGCGAAGTCAGGCGTCCTGCCAGCAACCGGCTAAATGCTGACATCAACCTTGCGGCGTAGCCGCAGGTTACGCAGCAACACGTAGAACACCGGCGTGAGAATCAGGCCAAACAGGGTGACCCCCAGCATGCCGGCAAAGACCGCGATCCCCATGGCGTTGCGCATCTCGGCCCCCGCACCGGTGGAGACCGCCATCGGCAGCACGCCCATGATAAAGGCGAAGGACGTCATCAGGATCGGCCGCAGGCGCAACCGGCTGGCCTCGATGGCCGCCTCGACAACGCTGCGCCCCTGATGCTCCAGCTCGCGGGCAAACTCGACAATCAGTATCGCGTTCTTGGTGGCCAGCCCCATCAGCACGAACAGACTGATCTGGGTAAAGATGTTGTTATCGCCATCACTGAGCCATACGCCCACCAGCGCCGACAGCATGCTCATGGGGATGATCAGCACGATGGACAGCGGCAGCAGCAGGCTTTCGTACTGCGCCGCCAGCACCAGAAACACCAGCAGTATGACCAGCGGAATCACCAGGGCCGTAGTGTCCCCCGCCAGGATCTGCTGGTAGGTCAGTTCCGTCCACTCGAACTGCATTCCTGCCGGCAGGGTGTCTTCCAGAATGCGGGTAATGGCTTCCTGGGCCTGACCGGATGAATACCCTGGCGCCGCACTGCCGTTCAAGTCCGCCGCCCGAAAGGCGTTGTGGCGCTGGGCCGCTTCCGGACCGAAGGTTTCGCTGATGCGAATCACCGCACCCAGGGGCACCATCTCGCCCTCGTTGTTGCGCACCTTGAGGCGCAGTATGTCATCGGGCGAATCCCGGAACGCCTTGTCAGCTTGAGCTATAACCTGATAAGTACGCCCGAACTGATTGAAATCGTTCACATAGATAGACCCAAGATAGGTCTGCATGCTGTCGAAGACTTCACTGATGTTCAGGCCAAGCTGTTTGGCGCGGGTGCGATCCAGATCCACATACAGCTGCGGCACATTGATCTTGTAGCTCGAAAAGACACCGGCCAGCTCCGGCGCTGAGCGCGCCTTGGCCTGCACCTCATCCAGCACCTTTTGCAGCGCCTCGTAGCCCTGGTCGGTACGGTCTTCAATCTGCAGCTTGAAGCCACCAATGGTTCCGAGCCCCGGCACCGGCGGCGGCGGGAAGATGGCGATAAAGCCCTCTTCAATACCGTTGTACTGTTGCTGCAGCTGCTGACTGATGGCAAACGCCGACAGCGCAGGATCGGTGCGCTGGTCAAAATCATCCAGGGTGACGAAGACAATACCGGCGCTCGGGCTGTTGGTGAAACCGTTAATCGACAGGCCCGGGAAGGCCACAGCACCGGCAACGCCCGGTGTCTTGAGGGCGATATCGCTCATCTCGCGAATCACCTTCTCGGTGCGATCCAGGGTGGCGCCGTCCGGCAACTGGGTAAAGCTCACCAGATACTGTTTGTCCTGGGTCGGCACAAAGCCTGCAGGCACCGCCTGGAACAGGCCATAGGTGGCACCCAGCAGCAGAACATAGGCGAACATGCCCAGCCCCTTGCGTCGCACGACCCCGCCGACGCCCCTGGCGTAGCCATCGGAAGAACGGCGGAAGAAACGGTTGAACAGGCGGAAAAAGCCCCCGAACAGGCGGTTCATCAGTCGCGTCAGCCAGTCATTGTCCTGGGCGGCAGGCTTGAGCAGCAGCCGCGCCAGCGCAGGGCTGAGCGTCAGGGAATTGAGCGCCGAAATCACCGTTGAAATCGCAATGGTCAGGGCGAACTGGCGGTAGAACTGGCCGGTCAGACCGCTGATCATGGCAATGGGCACGAACACCGCGAGCAGCACCAGCGTCGTCGCTACTATAGGGCCTGTCACCTCACTCATGGCCTTGATGGTGGCATCCCGCGGCGCCAGGCCGTCGGATATATTGCGCTCCACGTTCTCGACCACAATGATGGCATCGTCCACCACTATGCCGATGGCCAGAATAAGCCCGAACAGTGTCAGCACATTGATGGAAAAGCCGAACAGGTGCATCAGCGCAAAGGTACCGACGATCGACACAGGTACCGCCAGCAACGGAATCACCGATGCTCGCCAGGACTGCAGAAACACCACCACCACCAGCACCACCAGCGCCACGGCTTCAAGCAGGGTCTTGATAACCGCATTGATCGAGCCCTGCACAAAGACCGTGGGGTCGTACACCACGTCGAAATCCACGCCATCGGGGAAGTTTTTCTTCAGCTCGGTCATGGTGGCGCGCACATCGCGGGAGATGTTCAGCGCATTGGCACCGGGGGCGGCAAAAATAGGAACCGCCACCGCATCCTTGTTGTTCAGCAAGGAGCGCAGCGCATACTCCGACGCCCCGAGTTCAACGCGGGCAACATCACGCAGCCGTGTCACCTGCCCCTGTGCGCTGGTACGAATGATAATGTCGTTAAAGGCTTCAGGGCTTTCGAGCCGGCCTTTGGCATTCACCGGCAACTGCAGCTGAGCGACATCAGCATAGGGTGCGCCACCGATCATGCCGGCGGCCACCTGCACATTTTGCTCACGCACAGCGTTGATCACATCCGCCGCCGTCAGATTGCGCTCGGCGATTTTTTCGGGATTCAGCCACAGGCGCATGGCGTAGTCACCGGAACCAAACAACCGTACCTGCCCCACCCCTTTAATGCGCGCCAGCTCATCCTTGACGTTCAGCACCGCGTAGTTGCGCAGGTACAGCATGTCGTAGCGGTCATTCGGCGAGGTCAGATGCACCACCATGGTGAGGTCCGGGTTGCTCTTGATCGTTGTCACGCCGAGCTGGCGTGTGACCTCGGGCAGGCGTGGCAGCGCCTGGGAGACACGGTTCTGCACCAGTTGCTGGGCCAGATCCGGATCAGTGCCAATCTCAAAGGTCACTGTCAGGGTCATGCGCCCGTCGGTGGTGGACTGGGAGTACAGATACAGCATGTTTTCCACACCATTGATCTGCTCCTCCAGCGGCGTTGCCACGGTTTCGGCAATCACCTTGGGGTTGGCACCTGGGAAACTGGCACTCACCACGATAGACGGCGGCGTAACCTCCGGGTATTCCGAGACCGGCAGCTGAAACACGGCCAACAGGCCCGCAAGAAAAATCAGCACCGACAGTACGCCGGCAAACACCGGTCGGTCGATAAAGAATTTCGACAAATTCATGGTAAGCCCTATCAAGGTTTGGTCAGTTGCACAGCTCTGCGGGTCTGGCGCTCAGCGCAACTGGCATTGCAACGGTACTGCGAGTGCGGTAAATCCGACTCTGCGCATACCGATCGGTATGCGTATGAATCTAAACATACCGGTTGGTATACTGTCAACCGGGCGCCGCCGGTGCGCAGCGTTACAGGGGCTAAACAATTGTGGCCAGTCGTCCCCGCATCCTGCGCAAACTGGTACTAAACTCGGCACGGGGCTATCTGCTAGGCTGCAGGGATCAGCGCCCTTTTGTACCGAAGCGTGCTTGCGGGTTTGATCTGCGCCAGCCGAGATCTCGCTCAGCACAACCGAGTCTGTGATGCCGTTACTTTTTAAGGAGGAAAACCATGCCAGGTCTTTTACCCGATGTTGATCCAGAAGGCTTGCTCGAGTACTCGGTGGTCTACACCGACCGTTCACTGAACCATATGTCCCGCGCCTTCCAGGGCGTGATGAAAGACATATCAGGCACGTTAAAAGAGGTGTACAACGCCCATTCGGCCATCATCGTGCCGGGCAGTGGCACCTTTGGCATGGAAGCAGTGGCACGACAGTTCGCCACTGGCCAGAAATGCCTGGTGGTGCGCAATGGCTGGTTCAGCTATCGCTGGACCCAGATCTTCGAGATGGGTGACATCCCCTCGGAGTCACTGGTATTCAAGGCCCGGCCCACCGGCACGGCGCCGCAGTCAGCCTTCGCACCGGCGCCCATCGACGAGGTCGTGGCCGCCATCCACGACCAGAAGCCGGCACTGGTGTTTGCGCCCCATGTCGAGACCTCCTCCGGCATGCTGCTGCCCGATGACTATATCCGCGCCCTGGCCGATGCCGTACACGAGGTTGGCGGCCTGCTGGTGATCGACTGCATCGCCTCCGGCACCCTCTGGCTCGACATGCAGGCAACCGGTGTGGACGTGCTGGTCAGTGCCCCCCAGAAAGGCTGGAGCGGCTCCCCCTGCTGTGCCATGGTCATGCTCAGCGCCAAAGCCCGTGAGCATATCGACACCACCAGCAGCACCAGCTTTGCCTGCGATCTGCGCAAATGGCTGCAAATCATGGAAGCCTACGAAGGCGGCGCCCATGCCTATCACGCCACCATGCCGACAGACGCCCTGACCCGCCTGCGGGATGTGATGCAGGAAACCCGCGACTACGGCTTTGCCGATGTGCGCGAGGAACAGATCGAGCTGGGTTTGCGGGTACGCGCCCTGCTGGAACGCAAGGGCTTTGCCAGTGTCGCAGCTCCGGGCTTTCAGGCACCCGGCGTTGTCGTCAGCTATACCCGGGACAATGGCATTCAGACCGGCAGCAAATTCCTCGCAGAGGGTCTGCAAATCGCCGCCGGCGTACCGCTGATGTGTGATGAGCCAGAAGGCTTTCAGACCTTCCGCCTCGGCCTCTTTGGGTTGGACAAACTGCACAACCCGGAAGGTACCGTGGCCAGCCTGGAACAGGCACTGAACAAGGTGCTGTAACGGCCTTTGGTGCACCCCGGAGCTGCCCACTCACATAAATGTGGGCACTCCGGAACACAATCAGCGCCATTAAACCCAGTTTCACCCCCAGCCACCCTCCCGTCACAAGCGCCAAACCGGCCCCGCAAGCCGCCATATAGACTCGATCGGTGCCCTGATAGCTCAGCACAGTCAGCGCTAAGTCATTGATATGATCTCAGGCGGGACCCACTATAGGCAGGCTAAATGTTTAACATAAATTGTTAATAGTCTATTATAAATAACTGATTTATAAGAAAAACAGTCCGTTTTAAGCACGCTTATGCGGCCTTGGTCGCAGGCCCCGGATTGTCGACACATCTTAACTTGAGATGCGCATTGCGTTAAAATAGCGCCCGCCAATGAACAATCGAAAGCGAGTCGACACACCGCCAAGGCCGCATTACCAGATGTACTAATTAATGGTCTTGGCAGAAGCGACAACTGATGAGGGCTATATCGTGCTTGAAGCATATCGCAAACATGTAGAAGAACGCGCCCAGGAAGGCATTCCGCCGAAGCCCCTGGATCCGGAACAGACCGCAGCCCTGATTGAACTGCTTAAAGCACCGCCTGCCGGTGAAGAAGAAACACTGCTGGCATTGCTCAGCGACCGTGTTCCCGCCGGTGTTGACCAGGCCGCTTATGTAAAAGCCGGCTTCCTGGCCGCCATCACCACCGGAGAAGCCTCTTCTCCGCTGATCGACGCCGTTAAGGCGACCGAACTGCTCGGCACCATGCTCGGTGGCTACAACATCCAGCCGCTGATCGCCTGCCTGGACAACGAAGCCCTGGG from Marinobacterium aestuarii includes these protein-coding regions:
- the nirK gene encoding copper-containing nitrite reductase — encoded protein: MKRRSSKIRFNPGCSAQLTLTPPWPAQLYSVLLGILLSAAAFPVLAASLPIEQAALTSPPLVPPAITRDYSAHVVVQFETVEKVMRMTDGVYYTFWTFGGTVPGTFIRVRQGDEVEFQLSNHPDSSMPHNIDLHAVTGPGGGAASSFTAPGHSSTFSFTALNPGLYVYHCATAPVGMHVANGMYGLILVEPEEGMTPVDREYYVMQGDFYTKGSHGEPGLQPFDMEKAISEQADYVVFNGSVGALTGEHALKAEVGETVRLYVGNGGPNLVSSFHVIGEIFDRVNIEGGTAINKHVQTTLIPAGSAAIVEFGVDVPGDFILVDHSIFRAFNKGALGVLAVTGPENTSIYSGKQTEGIYQPEGSTIQDVSAEAPAPVKASSRDEQMRFGQRVYASNCQACHQADGSGIPAAFPPLANSDYLNANHNRAIDAVLHGVNGTIVVNGIPYTSQMPSLRLDDEDVANVLTFVLNSWDNKGGQISPDEVAVRRKEGSAVGSGTAH
- a CDS encoding endonuclease/exonuclease/phosphatase family protein, producing MVFYSLAALTALLLVATLLPLSRATHWWVRGFDFPRMQFCVMAASLALLQAAVLDLSVPASWLLLGLTLGCLGVQAWWILPFTRLYPVEVRCAERVDAASSIAIMTANVLTPNRNAATLLALVRRYEPDILVTLESDDWWQSQLDCLDVDYPHSLKCPLDNLYGMHLYSRLPLSSSHIEYLVESGVPSMHTLVELRSGQQVRAHFLHPAPPSPTENEHSSQRDAELIVVARSVAGAELPVIVTGDLNDVAWSETTRLFRKISGLLDPRVGRGLYNTFHAGYWFMRWPLDHLFHSADFRVLDLRRLPDFGSDHFALFSRLQYQGGAVPGQNGLDAAPGDAAWADEKLQQHDVSLKDVPGAGL
- a CDS encoding alpha/beta fold hydrolase, which encodes MIGLLAIVCVFVLLALVTLWGKSRTQAQFPPQGSFLEVDGLRLHYRDAGSGAGPVLVLIHGASSNLRDFSASIFDPLSENHRVIAIDRPGHGYSERPDGAWPDPGRQAALVHGLLQQLEIKDPILVGHSWSGSLVLAYLLAFPADAAGAVLLAGATHPWAGGVAWYNDLAGVPLLGELFARTLVYPLGSQTLESAVASVFAPNPVPAHYSQSTGVGLSLRPGVFLANAEDARGLSQFLARQSRHYGDIRRPLLLLTGEDDAIVPAWNHSARLARQAPNTEQVTFAATGHALHHAHGARVVALIEDFSRRQRERPRLADSKAADNAATLIAAPKATLGAD
- a CDS encoding IS5 family transposase, which translates into the protein MKKPRSALKTDLFAADQHREKIDRLGDPLAEINLHIDFSALAAAVDQVAPRPVSSQGGRPPFPTETMVRILVLKRLYNLSDEQMEYQLLDRMSYQRFCGLTQVSNIPDRTTIWTFENRIGEAGARALFDGVADQLMRRGYIARGGQIIDATLVPAPKQRIRSHEKGIIEQQATPADWKPAQRRQKDVDATWTKKHGKSHFGYKLSINVDKRYKVIRAIETSTASVHDSRHFEQVLDPYNTSQNVYADRGYASQAREADLRQRGNRPEIQRKGARNRPLSDCQKRRNHRIAKIRARVEHVFGAIDQMGGMLIRTIGQARANVKMTLMATCYNLKRLVYLRRAGIEAF
- a CDS encoding TetR/AcrR family transcriptional regulator, whose amino-acid sequence is MRKQTDTREKLLCTAMSLIWQSNYTSVGVNEICKQAGVTKGSFYHYFETKADLYYAAVLHAWENTKLELEALFTSGLTPLERLETLIDMILGHAQVKEGDCSAASNQKVVGCPVFTSGGQCGCDEDKVRLVAQEMTEHKIAYDIRLIQGLKDAGLLNGDPDVSQLARLMYQYVQGLLIYGRIYNDLDRVKADLRDGIYRLIDLKQEYRKSAAPVRAEVA
- a CDS encoding efflux RND transporter permease subunit; the encoded protein is MNLSKFFIDRPVFAGVLSVLIFLAGLLAVFQLPVSEYPEVTPPSIVVSASFPGANPKVIAETVATPLEEQINGVENMLYLYSQSTTDGRMTLTVTFEIGTDPDLAQQLVQNRVSQALPRLPEVTRQLGVTTIKSNPDLTMVVHLTSPNDRYDMLYLRNYAVLNVKDELARIKGVGQVRLFGSGDYAMRLWLNPEKIAERNLTAADVINAVREQNVQVAAGMIGGAPYADVAQLQLPVNAKGRLESPEAFNDIIIRTSAQGQVTRLRDVARVELGASEYALRSLLNNKDAVAVPIFAAPGANALNISRDVRATMTELKKNFPDGVDFDVVYDPTVFVQGSINAVIKTLLEAVALVVLVVVVFLQSWRASVIPLLAVPVSIVGTFALMHLFGFSINVLTLFGLILAIGIVVDDAIIVVENVERNISDGLAPRDATIKAMSEVTGPIVATTLVLLAVFVPIAMISGLTGQFYRQFALTIAISTVISALNSLTLSPALARLLLKPAAQDNDWLTRLMNRLFGGFFRLFNRFFRRSSDGYARGVGGVVRRKGLGMFAYVLLLGATYGLFQAVPAGFVPTQDKQYLVSFTQLPDGATLDRTEKVIREMSDIALKTPGVAGAVAFPGLSINGFTNSPSAGIVFVTLDDFDQRTDPALSAFAISQQLQQQYNGIEEGFIAIFPPPPVPGLGTIGGFKLQIEDRTDQGYEALQKVLDEVQAKARSAPELAGVFSSYKINVPQLYVDLDRTRAKQLGLNISEVFDSMQTYLGSIYVNDFNQFGRTYQVIAQADKAFRDSPDDILRLKVRNNEGEMVPLGAVIRISETFGPEAAQRHNAFRAADLNGSAAPGYSSGQAQEAITRILEDTLPAGMQFEWTELTYQQILAGDTTALVIPLVILLVFLVLAAQYESLLLPLSIVLIIPMSMLSALVGVWLSDGDNNIFTQISLFVLMGLATKNAILIVEFARELEHQGRSVVEAAIEASRLRLRPILMTSFAFIMGVLPMAVSTGAGAEMRNAMGIAVFAGMLGVTLFGLILTPVFYVLLRNLRLRRKVDVSI
- a CDS encoding aminotransferase class V-fold PLP-dependent enzyme, encoding MPGLLPDVDPEGLLEYSVVYTDRSLNHMSRAFQGVMKDISGTLKEVYNAHSAIIVPGSGTFGMEAVARQFATGQKCLVVRNGWFSYRWTQIFEMGDIPSESLVFKARPTGTAPQSAFAPAPIDEVVAAIHDQKPALVFAPHVETSSGMLLPDDYIRALADAVHEVGGLLVIDCIASGTLWLDMQATGVDVLVSAPQKGWSGSPCCAMVMLSAKAREHIDTTSSTSFACDLRKWLQIMEAYEGGAHAYHATMPTDALTRLRDVMQETRDYGFADVREEQIELGLRVRALLERKGFASVAAPGFQAPGVVVSYTRDNGIQTGSKFLAEGLQIAAGVPLMCDEPEGFQTFRLGLFGLDKLHNPEGTVASLEQALNKVL